The window TTTCTTTTTGACCGCCATAACTTCAACGACAACCTCAACAACCAGATCCACATCGCCGGCTGCCTCTTCAAGGTCTAGAGTTGGTTGTATTCTACCCAGAACCCCATCCATCTCATCTTGGGTCATCTTTCCCTTTTGCACGTTGCGCAGCACATTGGCTCTGATGGTCTCCATCCCGCCATCAATAAACCGCTGTTCAATATCTCGCAAGGTTACTTGATAGCCTGCTTGCGCACATACCTGGGCAATACCATTACCCATCAAACCAGCTCCCAAAACACATATCTTCTTGATTTCCATGACTATCGTTCCCTGTTCAAAAGTTTGCTGAAAAGCTGATAGAAACAGCATGCTATCTCAAGTGGCGGCCGCCAGCATCACTTGTAGATACCTTCGATTTCGTGCGCAAATTTCTTATATATATTAGCCCTTCGGACCTTCATGGTGGCGGTCATTTCATCGTCGTCATGGTCAAGCTCCTTGGTCAAGAGTTTGAAGCGGCGGATATTCTCGACCCGGGCAAACTGCTGGTTGAGGATTTCGACCTCGGCCTTGATCAGCTCGAAAACCTCGGGCAGGCCGGAGAGATTTTTAAAATTGGTAAAGGTAATCCCTTTGTCGATCGCCCATTTGCTGACATTGTCAAAATCGATCTGCAACAGGGCCGCCAGATAGTTGCGCCCCTCGCCAACAACGATCGCTTCTTTGATAAAAAGACTGGTGGTCAAGGCGTTCTCAATCTCGGAGGGGGCAATGTTTTTGCCACCGGAGGTAATAATGATATCTTTTTTGCGGTCAACTATTCTGACATGGCCGTCTTCATCAAGGTCAGCGATATCGCCGGTATGGAGCCAGCCATCGACTATGACCTGTTGCGTTGCTTCTTCATTCTTGTAGTAGCCGACAAAAATTGATTCACCCCGTTTCAGCAGTTCACCATCCGGGCTGATTGTGAAGTCAATAATGTCAAGGGCCTTACCCACAGTACCCAGCTTGATATCGTCACCCATATGGATAAAGGAGAGCCCGGTGCACTCCGTCATACCGTAGCCCTCTTTCACCCGAATCCCCATGTCGTGAAAAAACCGTAAAACCTCCGGGCTGACTTTAGCCGCGGCTGAAAAACAAAAATGGGCCCGTCGCAGGCCGACATAGTTCTGCAAGGCTCTGAACATCAGCCAATAGGCGGCACAATCGAGCAGCTTCAGCACGATGCCAACCGGCTGGTGATGAAGCAAGAGATCAGCGCGCCGCCTGCCGACGGCCATGCAGCGATGATAGAGCCATCGCTTGAAGGGTGAGGTTTCCTTGATGTTAATCAGAACTGCCGATTGCAGTTTCTCCCAGATGCGCGGAACCCCCAGGAAGATGGTGGGGGCAATCTCACGCAGATCAGCTTGAATGGTCGCAATAC of the Candidatus Anaeroferrophillus wilburensis genome contains:
- a CDS encoding AMP-binding protein, translated to MVELSGKTICQLFLEQAAKRSDQVALREKEFGIWQCITWQQYREHVTNFALGLKALGFLRGDHLAIISENCREWLYAELGAIALGGVTVGVYPTSPYPEVHYVVDHADAKFVVCEDQEQTDKILEVWETLPDLQKIIVIDMKGLRNYSREKIISFREVEELGRTLSAENFGLFASEVAQGNPLDVCIMIYTSGTTGKPKGAMINHRNIEATTISTIAAIGPTPDDMVVSYLPLCHVAEKIFTLFLPMFVGYQVNFAESIATIQADLREIAPTIFLGVPRIWEKLQSAVLINIKETSPFKRWLYHRCMAVGRRRADLLLHHQPVGIVLKLLDCAAYWLMFRALQNYVGLRRAHFCFSAAAKVSPEVLRFFHDMGIRVKEGYGMTECTGLSFIHMGDDIKLGTVGKALDIIDFTISPDGELLKRGESIFVGYYKNEEATQQVIVDGWLHTGDIADLDEDGHVRIVDRKKDIIITSGGKNIAPSEIENALTTSLFIKEAIVVGEGRNYLAALLQIDFDNVSKWAIDKGITFTNFKNLSGLPEVFELIKAEVEILNQQFARVENIRRFKLLTKELDHDDDEMTATMKVRRANIYKKFAHEIEGIYK